In a single window of the Luteolibacter yonseiensis genome:
- a CDS encoding prenyltransferase/squalene oxidase repeat-containing protein, with the protein MKLITSLVILGTALGSAAETAPNRYLSLKQEMRQAIARGNAWLKSQQKPAGHWDDEGIPAFTALALTAATRDPNFDRKAPFPESVEKGYTWLLGQQKDDGGIYNRGLSVYNTATSVTALVSAGREGYEPAIVKARKHLIDNQWDIGKKKETDNPNDGGVGYGSKNDHTDMSNTYLAIEAIALSKKVIEDGKHGDQPDLDWDAAVTFLSRSQNLTKTNDQPWASDDEKNKGGFIYTPGDSKAGEDKLPDGRTALRSYGSISYAGLLSFVYAKVSADDPRVVAVKEWLGKNYTVTENPGMGAQGLYYYYQTMSKALAAANVTTLKLEGGKEADWRKELGEKLLATQRENGSWVNENARWMESNPVLVTAYTVLSLEQIYDAIPEK; encoded by the coding sequence ATGAAACTCATCACCTCCCTCGTCATCCTCGGCACCGCCCTCGGCTCTGCCGCCGAAACAGCTCCCAACCGCTATCTTTCGCTGAAACAGGAAATGCGCCAGGCCATCGCCCGGGGCAATGCCTGGTTGAAATCCCAGCAAAAGCCCGCGGGCCACTGGGACGACGAAGGCATCCCGGCCTTCACCGCCCTCGCCCTGACCGCCGCCACGCGCGATCCGAATTTCGACCGCAAGGCCCCGTTTCCCGAATCGGTCGAAAAGGGCTACACCTGGTTGCTCGGCCAACAAAAGGATGACGGCGGGATCTACAACCGCGGCTTGTCCGTCTATAACACCGCCACCTCCGTGACCGCGCTCGTCTCGGCGGGGCGGGAGGGCTACGAGCCGGCCATCGTCAAGGCCCGCAAACACCTCATCGACAACCAGTGGGACATCGGCAAGAAAAAGGAAACGGACAATCCCAACGACGGCGGTGTCGGCTACGGCTCGAAGAACGACCATACCGACATGTCGAACACCTACCTCGCCATCGAGGCGATCGCGCTTTCGAAAAAGGTCATCGAGGACGGGAAACACGGCGACCAGCCGGATCTCGATTGGGATGCCGCGGTGACCTTCCTTTCCCGCAGCCAGAATCTCACCAAAACCAACGACCAGCCATGGGCATCCGATGACGAGAAAAACAAGGGTGGCTTCATCTACACTCCCGGCGACAGCAAGGCCGGTGAAGACAAGCTGCCGGACGGGCGCACCGCCCTGCGTTCGTATGGCTCCATTTCCTACGCCGGCCTGCTCTCCTTCGTTTACGCGAAAGTCAGCGCGGACGATCCCCGCGTGGTCGCCGTCAAGGAATGGCTCGGCAAGAACTACACGGTCACGGAAAACCCCGGCATGGGCGCTCAAGGTTTGTATTACTATTACCAAACCATGTCCAAGGCCCTCGCCGCCGCGAATGTCACCACCCTGAAACTGGAAGGAGGCAAAGAGGCGGACTGGCGCAAGGAACTCGGCGAAAAACTGCTCGCCACCCAGCGTGAGAACGGCTCGTGGGTGAACGAGAACGCCCGCTGGATGGAGTCCAACCCTGTGCTCGTCACCGCCTACACAGTGCTCTCGCTCGAGCAAATCTACGACGCGATCCCGGAGAAATGA
- the rnhC gene encoding ribonuclease HIII → MTTHTAPLTSAQAELLRQALIRQGFDFTEKPHALFSAKKGKLNVTVYEKGPKVLIQGKETEDFIRFTLEPEIIGEAKLGYEEILEPDKFEPHFGIDESGKGDYFGPLVIAGAYTDAIIARRLIDAGIMDSKRVTSAARIRKLAEIIRSTPGCATTVVAIGPERYNSMHASFRNLNRLLAWGHARAIENLAAARPDCPRTLSDQFARPEILQRALKEKNLTIQLEQRTKGESDTAVAAASILARERFIDWMDKTSAASGVRLPLGASDSVVSAARELIAKHGPDALGKVAKLHFKTTQVILGTPE, encoded by the coding sequence GTGACCACCCACACCGCGCCGCTCACCTCCGCCCAGGCCGAACTCCTCCGCCAGGCATTGATACGGCAGGGTTTCGATTTCACGGAGAAACCACATGCGCTGTTTTCCGCCAAAAAGGGCAAGTTGAACGTCACCGTCTACGAAAAGGGACCGAAGGTGTTGATCCAAGGCAAGGAAACTGAGGACTTCATCCGCTTCACACTGGAACCGGAAATCATCGGCGAGGCGAAGCTAGGTTATGAGGAGATCCTCGAGCCGGACAAATTCGAACCACATTTCGGCATCGATGAGAGCGGAAAAGGAGATTATTTCGGTCCGCTGGTCATTGCCGGGGCTTACACGGACGCCATCATCGCCCGCCGCCTGATCGATGCCGGGATCATGGATTCCAAGCGTGTGACCAGTGCCGCCCGCATCCGCAAGCTCGCGGAGATCATCCGTTCCACCCCAGGCTGCGCCACCACCGTCGTCGCCATCGGTCCCGAGCGCTATAACTCGATGCATGCGTCGTTCCGAAATCTCAACCGTCTGCTCGCATGGGGCCACGCCCGGGCCATCGAGAACCTCGCTGCCGCTCGCCCGGACTGCCCGCGCACCCTGAGCGACCAATTCGCCCGCCCGGAAATCCTCCAACGCGCTCTCAAGGAGAAGAACCTGACCATTCAACTGGAGCAACGCACCAAAGGAGAGTCCGACACCGCCGTCGCCGCGGCCTCCATTCTCGCTCGGGAACGCTTCATCGACTGGATGGATAAAACCTCGGCCGCCAGCGGGGTGAGGCTTCCTCTTGGGGCCTCCGATTCCGTGGTATCGGCGGCGCGGGAATTGATCGCGAAACACGGTCCCGACGCTCTCGGAAAAGTGGCGAAACTGCATTTCAAAACGACCCAGGTGATTCTGGGCACTCCGGAGTGA
- a CDS encoding Dabb family protein produces MKFPLCLAASLSLVSCATISPPASHGTVDHVVLMWQKRPGNTADRQALLDACSELRVIPGIKFLDAGTALASERPVVDDSFDVGLTVRFDSEKSLHTYETHPFHVKKVNEVLKPLTKKIVVYDIVR; encoded by the coding sequence ATGAAATTCCCGCTCTGTCTCGCCGCCTCCCTTTCCCTCGTTTCCTGCGCCACCATCTCTCCGCCCGCCTCACACGGGACCGTGGATCACGTCGTCCTCATGTGGCAGAAACGGCCTGGAAATACGGCGGACCGTCAGGCGCTGCTTGATGCATGTTCCGAATTGCGGGTCATCCCCGGCATCAAGTTCCTTGATGCCGGCACAGCCCTTGCCAGCGAACGTCCGGTGGTGGACGATTCGTTCGATGTCGGCCTGACCGTTCGTTTCGATTCGGAAAAGTCCCTGCACACGTATGAAACCCACCCGTTCCACGTGAAGAAGGTGAACGAGGTGCTCAAGCCGCTGACGAAGAAGATCGTGGTCTACGACATTGTCAGGTGA
- a CDS encoding HU family DNA-binding protein, with amino-acid sequence MATITKRELVIKITDQLGAKGLEITQQDVLEVVQTLIDEITESLAHGDTVVMRNFGAFQVREMKAKIGRNPKDPGKDVPIPARAAVKFKPGKEMKEKVATTLQVIRERKA; translated from the coding sequence ATGGCAACCATCACCAAACGAGAACTCGTTATCAAAATCACCGACCAACTCGGCGCAAAAGGTCTCGAAATCACCCAACAAGACGTACTGGAAGTGGTTCAAACCCTCATCGACGAGATCACCGAATCCCTCGCACATGGCGACACCGTCGTGATGCGGAATTTCGGTGCGTTCCAAGTCCGTGAAATGAAAGCCAAGATCGGCCGCAACCCGAAGGATCCCGGCAAGGACGTTCCAATCCCCGCCCGCGCCGCGGTGAAATTCAAACCCGGCAAGGAGATGAAGGAAAAAGTCGCCACCACCCTCCAAGTCATCCGCGAGCGCAAAGCGTGA
- a CDS encoding homoserine kinase, whose protein sequence is MSNSSEIRVFAPATVANVACGYDVLGFAIDSPGDEIVVRHCDKPGLHITQITGDGGKLPKNPTQNCAGVAALDLLKHLGMTDRGIEMEIHKKMPFGSGLGSSSASSVAGAFAVNKLIGEPLTKKQLLPFAMAGEASADGAWHADNVAPCLFGGIVFIRSNDELDFAQIPAPKNLWAAVVHPDIEVLTKVARGILPKEIPLENATQQIGNLGGLLCGLIQEDYGLISRSIHDVIAEPRRQKLIPDFYKAKRAAISAGALGFSISGAGPSVFALCEGEEIAHKVADAISKVFHAIPIENQAYVSRINPTGVHVIES, encoded by the coding sequence ATGTCCAATTCTTCAGAAATTCGCGTGTTCGCCCCCGCCACGGTGGCCAACGTCGCCTGCGGTTATGATGTCCTCGGCTTCGCCATCGACTCTCCCGGCGATGAAATCGTGGTCCGCCATTGTGACAAACCCGGCCTGCACATCACGCAAATTACCGGAGACGGTGGCAAGCTCCCGAAAAACCCCACGCAAAACTGCGCCGGAGTCGCAGCCCTGGACCTGCTCAAGCATCTCGGCATGACGGACCGCGGCATCGAAATGGAGATCCACAAGAAGATGCCTTTCGGTTCCGGCCTCGGATCGTCGTCCGCCTCGTCGGTCGCCGGAGCATTCGCCGTGAACAAACTCATCGGCGAGCCGCTTACGAAAAAACAGCTCCTGCCATTCGCCATGGCGGGTGAAGCCTCCGCGGACGGTGCTTGGCACGCGGACAACGTCGCCCCCTGCCTCTTCGGCGGCATCGTTTTCATCCGCTCGAACGACGAACTCGACTTCGCCCAGATCCCCGCACCGAAAAACCTCTGGGCCGCCGTCGTCCACCCCGATATCGAGGTTCTGACCAAGGTGGCCCGGGGAATCCTGCCAAAAGAGATCCCCCTCGAAAACGCCACCCAGCAGATCGGCAACCTCGGCGGACTGCTGTGCGGACTGATCCAGGAAGACTACGGCCTCATTTCCCGCTCGATCCACGACGTCATCGCCGAACCCCGCCGCCAGAAGCTCATCCCGGATTTCTACAAGGCCAAACGCGCCGCCATCTCCGCCGGAGCCCTCGGCTTTTCGATTTCCGGTGCCGGCCCCTCCGTCTTCGCGCTCTGCGAGGGAGAGGAAATCGCCCACAAGGTCGCCGATGCAATCAGCAAGGTCTTCCACGCGATTCCGATTGAAAACCAGGCCTATGTCTCGCGGATCAACCCGACGGGCGTGCATGTGATCGAAAGTTGA
- a CDS encoding septal ring lytic transglycosylase RlpA family protein — translation MKNPNLRLAAVCSAAVFICTSCFSRPGGYDGYQTRSYTVRGQTYHPMSVEEALDFEETGTCSWYNESKFFGLKRGTTSLGEKVMPWHLIGAHKTLPLPCLVKVTNVENGKSVKLRINDRGPFIGNRVLDVSPRAAKKLGFKGQGLTTTHMEVISVGDGSYKRKKKRFFFF, via the coding sequence TTGAAAAACCCTAACCTCCGCCTCGCTGCCGTTTGCAGCGCGGCGGTTTTCATTTGTACCTCATGTTTCTCCCGTCCCGGAGGCTATGATGGTTACCAGACGCGCAGTTATACCGTGCGCGGCCAGACCTATCACCCCATGAGCGTGGAGGAGGCCCTCGACTTCGAGGAAACCGGGACGTGCTCGTGGTATAATGAGTCGAAATTCTTCGGTCTGAAGCGCGGCACCACCTCCCTGGGTGAGAAGGTCATGCCGTGGCATCTGATCGGAGCCCACAAGACCCTTCCCCTCCCCTGCCTGGTGAAAGTGACCAACGTCGAAAACGGGAAATCCGTGAAGCTTCGCATCAACGACCGCGGCCCCTTCATCGGAAACCGCGTGCTCGATGTCTCTCCCCGCGCGGCAAAGAAACTCGGCTTCAAGGGCCAGGGCCTGACCACCACCCACATGGAGGTCATTTCGGTAGGCGACGGCTCTTACAAGCGGAAGAAGAAGCGGTTTTTCTTTTTCTAA
- the thrC gene encoding threonine synthase, with the protein MLYHSTNNPSHQVDLKEAILRSLPPDNGLYMPDTLPVLDSSFWQIWRELSFQEIGIAVADAFFGEDVPPQALVDIVEGTLSFDAPLVTLGPGDHILELFHGPTLAFKDFGARFMARLMAWLTRDDDRELTVLVATSGDTGGAVASAFHNVPGTRVIILYPQGKVSGLQEKQLTALGGNITALEIQGTFDDCQALVKSAFLDRELAETLNLTSANSINLARLVPQSFYYIHAARQLPEGVKPTFVIPSGNFGNLTAGLLAMQLGLPVEHFVAATNKNDVVPEFLRSGQYNPRPSVPTISNAMDVGAPSNFVRMQALFGGSWDAMKSRISGMTFTDDQTRAAIRTVKALHQYEIDPHGAVGWLAAQKWRASHPTSPTITLETAHPAKFPDVMENELGPNSIEIPARLAILAQREKVATLLPADKAAFRDWLVSFK; encoded by the coding sequence GTGCTTTACCACTCCACCAACAACCCCTCCCACCAGGTCGACCTCAAGGAAGCCATCCTCCGCTCGCTGCCGCCGGACAATGGCCTCTACATGCCGGACACGCTGCCGGTGCTGGATTCCTCGTTCTGGCAAATCTGGCGCGAACTGAGTTTTCAGGAAATCGGCATCGCCGTGGCGGATGCGTTCTTCGGTGAGGACGTGCCGCCACAGGCGCTCGTGGACATCGTCGAAGGCACGCTTTCATTCGATGCGCCATTGGTCACGCTCGGACCGGGCGATCACATTCTCGAACTTTTCCATGGCCCGACCCTCGCGTTCAAGGATTTCGGCGCACGATTCATGGCTCGCCTCATGGCCTGGCTCACCCGTGATGACGATCGGGAACTGACCGTTCTCGTGGCGACTTCCGGAGACACCGGCGGAGCCGTCGCATCGGCCTTCCACAACGTCCCCGGCACGCGTGTCATCATCCTCTATCCACAAGGAAAGGTTTCCGGACTTCAGGAAAAACAACTCACCGCGCTCGGAGGAAACATCACGGCCTTGGAAATCCAAGGCACTTTCGACGATTGCCAGGCGCTGGTGAAATCCGCCTTCCTGGACCGTGAGCTGGCGGAAACCCTCAATCTCACCTCCGCGAACTCGATCAATCTCGCCCGCCTCGTTCCACAGAGCTTCTACTACATCCACGCGGCGCGCCAACTGCCGGAGGGCGTGAAGCCAACATTTGTCATCCCGTCCGGGAATTTCGGAAACCTGACCGCCGGCCTGCTCGCCATGCAGCTGGGCCTGCCGGTCGAACACTTCGTCGCCGCGACAAACAAGAACGACGTGGTGCCGGAATTCCTCCGCTCAGGACAATACAATCCACGCCCCAGCGTTCCGACGATCTCCAACGCCATGGATGTCGGAGCCCCATCCAATTTCGTCCGCATGCAGGCCCTCTTCGGCGGATCCTGGGATGCCATGAAATCCCGCATCTCCGGCATGACCTTCACCGACGACCAGACCCGCGCGGCCATCCGTACGGTGAAGGCGCTGCACCAATATGAGATCGACCCGCATGGTGCCGTCGGTTGGCTCGCCGCACAGAAATGGCGCGCCTCCCACCCCACCAGCCCGACGATCACGCTGGAAACCGCACACCCGGCCAAGTTCCCTGATGTCATGGAAAACGAGCTTGGGCCGAACAGCATCGAGATCCCCGCGCGGCTCGCCATCCTCGCCCAGCGCGAAAAGGTCGCCACTCTCCTGCCTGCCGACAAGGCCGCGTTCCGGGATTGGCTCGTCTCCTTCAAATGA
- a CDS encoding DUF5069 domain-containing protein — translation MSTAKDLTKEAPTSPRVRTAGYAILARMADKGRATLAGTVGEFHFDCPLDNFLFGFKGVQGSDVKKLLEDGASNEEIAAWLDANGTPKTEEEKTAWSDSAEAARPYDNPEKKEWFIGVCKEAGVDPATSTLFDYLEADDKASYAK, via the coding sequence ATGAGCACTGCAAAAGATCTGACAAAAGAAGCGCCGACAAGCCCACGCGTCCGCACCGCCGGATATGCCATCCTCGCCCGCATGGCGGACAAGGGGCGCGCCACCCTCGCCGGAACCGTCGGGGAATTCCACTTTGATTGCCCGCTCGACAATTTCCTCTTCGGGTTCAAAGGCGTCCAAGGCTCCGATGTGAAAAAATTGCTGGAAGACGGAGCCTCGAACGAAGAGATCGCCGCATGGCTGGATGCCAACGGAACTCCGAAAACAGAAGAGGAGAAAACCGCGTGGTCGGACAGCGCCGAAGCGGCCCGCCCTTACGACAATCCGGAGAAAAAGGAATGGTTCATCGGCGTCTGTAAGGAAGCCGGTGTTGATCCTGCCACCAGCACTCTTTTCGACTATCTCGAAGCCGACGACAAGGCGAGCTACGCGAAGTAA
- a CDS encoding phosphodiester glycosidase family protein → MIRAALLIFLTLGTAFGAGVTEESILFSGVRFRVVRVPAARVQVVWKDEKGEPYRSFDKVQSAFSRKGQTVKFIMNAGIFEPGGIPSGLHVENQKTLHPLNLADAPGNFFLKPNGVLHTASGVGQTEPAIIDAASFPRIEPAPKPGWAIQSGPLLLIDGRRHPAFNQGSASRLPRNGVGVDDEKRLVFAITAKGEVVNFWNFAGLFLQLGCRNALFLDGDISQMAVNPTSPVDSNLFGAMFVVAE, encoded by the coding sequence ATGATCCGCGCCGCTCTTCTGATCTTCCTCACCCTCGGCACCGCCTTCGGTGCCGGGGTCACGGAAGAGAGCATCCTGTTTTCCGGAGTGAGATTCCGGGTTGTCCGCGTGCCGGCCGCCCGCGTGCAAGTGGTTTGGAAGGATGAAAAGGGCGAGCCCTACCGCAGCTTCGACAAGGTGCAATCCGCCTTCTCGCGGAAAGGGCAAACCGTGAAGTTCATCATGAACGCCGGGATCTTCGAGCCTGGCGGGATTCCCAGCGGGCTGCATGTGGAAAACCAGAAGACACTCCATCCGCTCAATCTCGCGGACGCTCCGGGGAACTTTTTTCTCAAGCCGAACGGGGTCCTCCATACCGCTTCCGGGGTGGGCCAAACGGAACCCGCCATCATCGATGCCGCTTCATTTCCCAGAATTGAGCCCGCACCCAAGCCCGGCTGGGCCATTCAATCCGGTCCGCTGCTCCTCATCGATGGCAGGCGGCACCCGGCATTCAACCAAGGATCCGCCAGCAGGCTGCCTCGCAATGGTGTGGGAGTGGATGACGAAAAACGTCTTGTCTTCGCCATCACCGCCAAAGGCGAGGTGGTGAATTTCTGGAATTTCGCCGGACTGTTCCTCCAGCTCGGATGCCGGAACGCGCTTTTTCTCGACGGTGACATTTCCCAAATGGCGGTGAATCCCACGAGCCCCGTCGACAGCAATCTCTTCGGTGCGATGTTCGTGGTGGCGGAGTGA